The DNA window AAAAACCCTACtcataatattcgtataattatttgatagaaTAAAATGATgaggtattattattaactgaCCTGttgcttttttctttttaggttCTCCCAGAACTTCAGTCCAAGTGAAGGTAATACTAACATCTCTTTgttcattacatacattttgagctgaaaatacaaaaacagcACACGGCAAACTACTGTCctgaaaaaatacaatgaaactcATTATGTACTAATTTTGTTTATGCATTTGAATAGGAAACACTTTTGCCCAGAAAGTATTACATTTACGGGCTATTCCTTCTTATTGCTAAAATTATTGGTTTCTAcaatattactttatacaatataatttatttagtttagataaaatatacctactgttaacttataaaatatattttaataggtatAAAGAATTTAACCTTATAATTGTGAGGTATCACGGGCGATATTTGACGACAAACTAATTTAATTCCATATTTTGAGAGGTCATAAGTGGTCCAAGCTCTCGGATATAAAGCTGTATATTCACAATCTGAGCCATTAATTTTCCATTCCCATGATTGAAGTACTTTCTTTGGTTTGCTatgtgaaacaaataaaaaaaaattattttactgattATACTTTGAACAAGTTGAGATGAGTAAATGTGATTATATTTCTAGAGCTAATAAGTAACCGTCTTTGCAAAATTAGTACacatatttatttgcataaaatattatagtggaTATTTGTTTCCAAATCCACTTTTCTTTGGAGattgtaatatatacaataattaatttactgaattatataaataacaaataatgcaaaatataattaattggtaTCCATAactgaaaacaatataattttaatcagttTGTTTTTGTAGAATTAAATTGAACCATCATTTATCATATTTGGGTCACATACAAGCCATTAATTGAAATCTTTGCATTTAGCAAAACTATCAATATCATAAGCTCTTTGCAAGCCTAAAGAAGAGCAACAAGCTCGTGGCCAGCAtagatagtaaaattttatgagAGTGCCATAAAAGACTACTTTCTATTTAATGAACACATCATATTGACtccgaataaattaaaaaagggcAAGCAgaatatatttactgtataatgTAAAAAACTTAGTAGCACTAACTAcagtttaattagtaatttatatactaaaaagttATAACAATGCATAACTTTAgagatttttaaacaaaatgtaaagaCCTACAATCATAATACCCACTCAGATATAAATTTAGACTTGAcagacaattaaaaatacacacatACTACCTTTTCAACGATTACAGgtcattgcaatttattaaaaattacaagcaGTGTATCGGCAAATTTATTCGACTCCAGAccaaatattctataaatttcaTGTTGCCGAGGCAAACTATCGAGCCTGATTAAAGCACTTTCGAAATTTGGCAGGCAAACCAcaacaatgttttaaaaagttcATTTTTCGGAACCATAACACcacattaatttcttttttgataAAAGCAGAACAAAAATAAGAACTTACTTTTCAAatctattgtttaaatttaagttatctTCAAAcctaatataattgttttgcaAATAATAGGCAAGTACAtactaagtttattttgatagtTGTGACTAAACTACAAATAAACTACATCGTTTTACTTTGATAGGTTACttctttttgatattttaatatattgttttaaaattaattacaattattagcaaaataataagttaaaacaaCCAAGTCAACAATATACATTACTGAATACTTTACTTACTTGTAGGTAGATAAAACTGACTGAAATATGGTCTCTTTCTTTGCATtcctaatatttacaataaattgacATTCTGGTACTGTGACATATTCATAAATGCCAGGGTAAAGTTGGAAGCGGCAGAATTCCCCTTTAAATCCTCTGCCAATGGTACCACCACCAATGCCTCCAATTGGAcaacctaatttatttatagaattataatatttaatattttataatatttatttatagaattataatgtttacataCCATACATTCTTTGTGCAGATATCATATGAATGTAATCCATTATTGGCTTCCGTTTTTGCATTTTTCGAGCTAAATagtatttaaggtacctaaaattgataaataaaattaataatatatacaatatggaGTGGTCacagaataaaatttattctaaattataccTTGTTGTTAAAGGCATCATTTCAAAAATTTGCTTTGGTCTTGGTATAATAAGTTGTTTGCTTTTAAGAGGAAATTCATGATTTAATGCAAATTTTAGGCCATACTTTGGAGGTTCATCCATAGTCACATTACCTACAATTTCTTtatccatttttataataaaaaattagagCATAGTTTTGAAGTATATTGGTACCCGGTGACTGTCGATCACTCTAAGATAGAAAagacataagttataaaatttctacaaataatactatattgttGCTAGTTACACGAATCTTAAAAAGAGATTaccgattttatttttcaatatactaaatatatatatatataattttttttaatacaaggcAAACGATTCACTGAAGAGAAACTATAAAGAATTCACAACTAAAAATTACATGAATGAACAGTCAACAGAACTGAGTATGAAGACTGAAGTTAGAACATAACCGATTAACTGAGATTTGAGAACTGTCTGAAAATTAGAAGTGAAGTTGCCGATTGCCGAATGTCGATCACATCATCAATCACCACAGAATATATCTATGCCGATTGTCGACTATATAGTCGTTgaattatcttatataattatgtggGACAAATACCTCAAAACCAGGATTCAGGATAAAACATCCAGctcaaaatagtataaaaaaaaataaaaataattagtgcttttatatatgtttttaacaaaaaatatttgataaaaatacagTTGCACAGATTTTAAGCAATTGATACCAactaataagtattaaaaccattattatataacttaaaaaaatacgaattactaaattaaaatcttaatataaaaaacaattattgaataaaaaaaatattggggtATGCAGTAGCGTAGAGTTTTTCCCAGAATAGGACCTTGAATGTTACTAAATAAGTAATAGTAATGTTACTAAGTAAATAAGTAGcccttacaaaatatttctttgatcgAATGATCAGTATTTATTCAGAACACTTATAAAGATTACTTATTGCTGACAAAACAAATTACTTATAGCTCTATCgtgctgaaaataaaatatgataatattggaCATTATAAAACTGCTGCCacattaatgatatttaactttctaaagttatttttgatttataattgatttaatatataaataatttattctgaatattcattaataaacatGATACCAAAAACCAAAATCGTTTGAATTATAACTACTGACAAGTtagcttatttttaattatgtatcgAGTTGCTATATAGTCTGTAAATAAGCTTTCACTTTAAGTAACGACAAACGAGTAACTTAATGGTATCTGACATCTGTggttttttgtttatgtgtttTGACTGTTGACTTCTTGTTCTTGAGTTCTTTTTCTCgtcaaattaatgaaatttgtctatataattaattattatgtataataaatgattatattatacctacatattatttacaaataaatatttttggagaGATTCATTCTAAATTGACATTTCACATAATTTTCTGCTAATTTGTCGGATTCGCTTAATCAACATGCAGTTATACAAATACACAATATGTaactagtttataaaatatcatatcccTGAATTTGATGAATAACTTGTGAATATGGATATCCCAGTACAAATAGCAATTCGACTTAAGCCGCCAAGTATAGCTGATTCTATGCAATGCATATTCAGTAATCCAGTAACACAGATCGTCATCACCGAAAGTGGTCAAACATTTCACGTAAATAGAGCTCTGCCAGGAGATTGCACGCAAGCTCACCTCTTCAACTCGTTTATGATACCTCAAATCAACTGTTTCTTAGATGGGTGCGATACGTCTGTGGTCGTTTTCGGGCAGGCAAAATCTGGAAAAACTTATACCCTCTTTGGTCCAGGTatgaataaacaaacaaacattgttttcgtaaatatatttttataatgacaaaAATTTGATAGTTCCAAAGTtaggtttgttttttaaaatattaaaaggaatTAAACTTAATGCATCCATGTTGACAAGAAGATGTAATAACTCAAGAGGTGCTTAAGTTATTACATGTTCTTGTGCAGAAGAAGCTTATATTATATCAGTGGATCAGTGTGTTCAATgagtcaaaataatattacatttttttaaattactgtaaAAGAGCTATTAGTTTCTTTTGGAAATAtgtaatgttctttttttttaggttttgaaTGTATTCATAGTGAATGCGATCAAGGAATAGTACCACGATTTTTAACAGAAATTTTTCATAGGCTTGGACAAATGCCTGAAagagaatatattttacatataacctGGATGCAAGTAgtcaacaataatatatttgatgtattGGGTGCTGGATTGGTAAGGTGTTCTAATGTTGAAGAAGCTTTTCAGTATCTACAGTTAGGCTGGAGACAAAGATGTCTTGGAAACAATCATACAGTTTTTACTGTGAGTATGGAACAGAAGTGGGTAGGTACTAATGGTGTTCTCAACCATAGAATGTCCACTGCTAGTTTCTGTGACTTAGCAGCTTATCCAGAACCAGGTATCTTTGCTTTAGAGAGCATAATTAAAGAGTTAGTAGCAGGAAACCcagcaaaacaaataaattatgataggTGTATTTTAACAGCCATGCTAAGGGACTCATTTGGTGGTAGAGCATTCACATGGGTTATTGGATGTATAAGTACAGAGCCAGATGATTACCAAGATACTCTAAAGATACTTAATTTGAGCTTGTGTTGCCGAGGCATAAAGAATTTTgttactgttaatttatttgcagACAATAATACTCCTGTATATACAGACAAAACTCCTACTGACAATACATTTAATCTACAATTTGCTACTACACAATGGATCAAATTAGTATCAAATGCAGAAggcctttttaataaaattttacaatcaaaGTCTTTGTCTGAAGCTGATATGAATCAAGTAAGTgaatggttatttttaaaagccGAATGTGATGAATGCTTAAATAACGACATGACAACTGACAATAAGGATAGTGGCACAAAACAGGGCTTACCTAGGATAGCTGAGGACACTGAACCAAGTGAACTTAGTGAGTCAGATGTGGAATCTGACTCCGAAGACAGTGATTCTGAAATACTTTTTCAAGACAAACTAGAAaaattaatggaatattttagGGAGAAAAATGATCAATTATTTGCAGATAGGTGtgaagaatatttaaatcatattgatTCAGATGATATAACAATATCAGAAACAAGTGGTTCACAATCATTACCAATAATGACATCTCAGTCAAATTCTGGTAGAAGAAGAACTATTCAACCCGGGGAGAGCTTATCTGGTGCTCAATTAGAATTATTAAGAAAGGTAGCGGCTAAAGCCATTTCACCTGAATCTCAGAAGATTATAATAGAATCTCACAAAAAAGATATAGATCCAGAGCCTAAGTTAATAGAAAGAGAATTATTAAAGATGATTGACTCACCAAAGActaatgaaatatgtaaaaagtataaaattactaaagaaaaatacaCACAAAAGCAAATTTTAGCAAGAAAGTTATCAAAAGAAATAAGTAGCAGTCAGACTCagttaaaagaattaataaatatttgtattacaaaacAGAGATTAATTGATGACCTTTCAAGAGGAATATCATATAACTCACGTAGTAAATTGTATTCGGAAAAGAGTGAGTCAAGTTTTGTAGATCAAGAtacattaaaagaaattaaaagacATGAAATTAATCTGAAAACATACAAGAAACAGATAGATCAAATCAAGagacaaataaaaaaggatGAAAAACGGAAAAACACATTAGATGTAGAACttcttaaagataaattaaaattagatgaACTTTCAGAATCATCTCTTgatgtaaaagataaaaaatctcataccataaaacattttactcaTAGAATAACCCAGCTAGAtagtatattaaaagaaaaaactaatgATTTAGCTAAATTAGAATTATCAAAAGAGAAAGAACTTATGttaagaaaagaaataaaaaatttacgCAAAACTAGAGAATGCTTACATGAGCAGCGCTGCAGCTTGGGACACAAACGAAAGATGTATAAATCTCTTTCGGACACAGAGGTTTGTACaagttgttaaataaatattaggattattataatatta is part of the Vanessa tameamea isolate UH-Manoa-2023 chromosome 10, ilVanTame1 primary haplotype, whole genome shotgun sequence genome and encodes:
- the LOC113392327 gene encoding kinesin-like protein costa, producing the protein MDIPVQIAIRLKPPSIADSMQCIFSNPVTQIVITESGQTFHVNRALPGDCTQAHLFNSFMIPQINCFLDGCDTSVVVFGQAKSGKTYTLFGPGFECIHSECDQGIVPRFLTEIFHRLGQMPEREYILHITWMQVVNNNIFDVLGAGLVRCSNVEEAFQYLQLGWRQRCLGNNHTVFTVSMEQKWVGTNGVLNHRMSTASFCDLAAYPEPGIFALESIIKELVAGNPAKQINYDRCILTAMLRDSFGGRAFTWVIGCISTEPDDYQDTLKILNLSLCCRGIKNFVTVNLFADNNTPVYTDKTPTDNTFNLQFATTQWIKLVSNAEGLFNKILQSKSLSEADMNQVSEWLFLKAECDECLNNDMTTDNKDSGTKQGLPRIAEDTEPSELSESDVESDSEDSDSEILFQDKLEKLMEYFREKNDQLFADRCEEYLNHIDSDDITISETSGSQSLPIMTSQSNSGRRRTIQPGESLSGAQLELLRKVAAKAISPESQKIIIESHKKDIDPEPKLIERELLKMIDSPKTNEICKKYKITKEKYTQKQILARKLSKEISSSQTQLKELINICITKQRLIDDLSRGISYNSRSKLYSEKSESSFVDQDTLKEIKRHEINLKTYKKQIDQIKRQIKKDEKRKNTLDVELLKDKLKLDELSESSLDVKDKKSHTIKHFTHRITQLDSILKEKTNDLAKLELSKEKELMLRKEIKNLRKTRECLHEQRCSLGHKRKMYKSLSDTEERKLLECEEAIEAIDTAIEYKNNLICGKSPSASLSDSQDNKDNRSRGEQMLMARLDKLSHDEMKTLLYRYFQKVVDLRGACAALEAGACAAAEEAGVWRARAVQAWRHAQRARPPAHHRCLDGGNAERALSFGMTTDTDTSDDALRLVDRVRQLARYPPAPVIPSQNLRQLMPATNLPVAKVTKEKNKLVIVQQNKKN